Proteins encoded in a region of the Metamycoplasma alkalescens genome:
- the holA gene encoding DNA polymerase III subunit delta has translation MYLIKGDENYFIDEKINEIIKNETNNNQEEIEFIKFYDFFMLEELADAINNQGLFFNKKIIIFKNPFLFNIKNKNVNEKLINDFIELIKSFSQDQNTILIFSQEIYKYDKNFFASKAFNYIDKNSQVIQIKKIEEKNLFSFVFSMVKNLGGNISDQALIFLLEIMPNNLDLIKQEIKKLLLIEKNITKQMIEDNIFSMSNNIEFALSEAILKWQSQSQIIKKINEQIQYGFDANQIISQIASILLNTKMIAILRKKNLGNDVIAKIINIHPYRVKLHLDFFSKIDSNKLNKIIEEIATIDLNLKKGYLNDELAMNLIILKLLR, from the coding sequence ATGTATTTAATTAAAGGTGATGAAAATTATTTTATTGACGAAAAAATCAATGAAATAATCAAAAATGAAACAAATAATAATCAAGAGGAAATAGAATTTATTAAATTCTATGATTTTTTTATGCTCGAGGAATTAGCTGATGCAATCAATAATCAAGGTTTGTTTTTTAATAAAAAAATCATCATTTTTAAAAATCCTTTTCTTTTCAATATTAAAAACAAAAATGTTAATGAAAAATTAATCAATGATTTTATTGAATTAATCAAATCTTTTTCACAAGATCAAAACACAATTCTTATTTTTAGTCAAGAAATTTATAAATATGACAAAAACTTTTTTGCTTCAAAAGCATTTAATTACATTGATAAAAATAGTCAAGTTATTCAGATTAAAAAAATTGAAGAAAAAAACCTTTTTTCGTTTGTATTTTCAATGGTGAAAAATCTTGGAGGAAACATCAGTGATCAGGCATTAATTTTCTTATTAGAAATCATGCCGAATAATCTTGATTTAATAAAGCAAGAAATTAAAAAATTGTTATTAATCGAAAAAAATATTACAAAGCAAATGATTGAGGATAACATTTTTTCAATGTCAAATAATATTGAATTTGCTTTATCAGAAGCAATTTTAAAATGACAAAGTCAAAGTCAAATAATTAAAAAAATTAATGAGCAAATTCAATATGGTTTTGATGCAAACCAAATCATTTCCCAAATTGCTTCGATTTTATTAAACACAAAAATGATTGCAATTTTAAGAAAGAAAAATTTGGGCAATGATGTCATTGCAAAAATAATAAATATTCATCCTTATCGGGTTAAATTACATCTTGATTTTTTTAGCAAAATTGACAGCAATAAACTTAATAAAATTATTGAAGAAATTGCAACAATTGATTTAAATTTAAAAAAAGGTTACTTGAATGATGAATTAGCTATGAATTTAATTATTTTAAAATTATTAAGATAA
- a CDS encoding MAG0490 family ComEA-like DNA-binding protein produces MKIKFNKKKFFLAAGLFLFSSTILITAIVVKNQIIKQQNNQVQKNDSEYISVLIDGAIEYPGEYSFKKGSTYLELFNQAILKSKADLQNLDKNQLLKDNEKIYVPFLKNQKLKLNEITSYQTLVELGIKSHLAQKVYSYLKKREIRDWKEILELSGIGEKTYSILLKNIDI; encoded by the coding sequence ATGAAAATTAAATTTAATAAGAAAAAATTTTTTTTAGCAGCTGGTTTATTTTTATTTTCTTCAACAATTTTAATTACAGCGATTGTTGTTAAAAATCAAATAATTAAGCAGCAAAATAATCAAGTTCAAAAAAATGATTCAGAATATATTTCTGTTTTAATTGATGGTGCAATTGAGTATCCGGGGGAATATTCATTTAAAAAAGGAAGCACTTATTTAGAATTATTTAACCAAGCAATTTTAAAATCAAAAGCAGATTTGCAAAATCTTGATAAAAATCAGCTCTTAAAAGATAATGAAAAAATTTATGTTCCTTTTTTAAAAAATCAAAAGCTTAAATTAAATGAAATTACTAGTTATCAAACACTTGTTGAATTAGGAATTAAATCACATCTTGCCCAAAAAGTTTATTCATATTTAAAAAAAAGAGAAATTAGGGATTGAAAAGAAATTTTAGAATTATCTGGTATTGGTGAAAAAACTTATTCAATACTATTAAAAAATATCGATATATAG
- a CDS encoding MAG0480 family ComEC-like protein, which translates to MKRNFRIIWYWWKNLFNTIKKYRYIDLFLPTCLAAFLTLNLFLKIDFIISASLFAIILFLNFFNLKFWLLFFSLFSILFFSYAIYQIIFNGYENKVIANEFILQKNYKNFFLFKYKNINFMVDNSNFLKNNSFDFENNWSYIFYLKGKLEKIKNLNLFNFSNQIFFKLKLEEMNFLRKENNFLISNSANENVIEYLNIIILNKSQPNSLLYKKLVSLNIIHFFTISGFHFNLIYLFIVFLFKKINKKIPFDDLIAIGFLGIYLVILNFKISAARSLLFILLIFINKHILNYKLNNITILSLCGLIIALINPFVIYSYSYILSFLITLFILIAIFIFKNYNFYLKALLVIIVAHFYSVLILHTFHEEYNIFSFFNQILLVPLISVNYILTLIFFRFNFFIEKILSFIDTLFDLLFEIAIVIKFKIPIVICLIGCLPILIWKKIKLHHQIRFEVLNTFY; encoded by the coding sequence TTGAAAAGAAATTTTAGAATTATCTGGTATTGGTGAAAAAACTTATTCAATACTATTAAAAAATATCGATATATAGATTTATTTCTTCCAACTTGTTTAGCTGCATTTTTAACTCTTAATTTATTTTTAAAAATTGATTTTATTATTTCAGCTAGTTTATTTGCAATCATTTTATTTTTAAATTTTTTTAATTTAAAATTTTGACTTCTATTTTTTTCTTTGTTTAGTATATTATTTTTTAGTTATGCAATTTATCAAATAATATTTAATGGATATGAAAATAAAGTCATTGCTAATGAATTTATTTTGCAAAAAAATTACAAAAATTTTTTCTTATTTAAATATAAGAATATTAATTTTATGGTTGATAATAGTAATTTTTTAAAAAATAATTCTTTTGATTTTGAAAATAATTGATCATATATTTTTTATCTCAAAGGTAAATTAGAAAAAATAAAAAATTTAAATTTATTTAATTTTAGCAATCAAATATTTTTTAAGTTAAAACTTGAAGAAATGAATTTTTTAAGAAAAGAAAATAACTTTTTAATTAGTAATTCAGCAAATGAAAATGTTATTGAATATCTGAATATTATTATTCTTAATAAATCACAACCCAATAGTTTGCTTTATAAAAAACTAGTAAGTTTAAATATTATTCATTTTTTTACAATTAGTGGTTTTCATTTTAATTTAATCTATTTGTTTATTGTTTTTTTGTTTAAAAAAATCAATAAAAAAATTCCTTTTGATGATTTGATTGCAATTGGTTTTTTAGGAATTTATTTGGTGATCTTGAATTTTAAGATTAGTGCAGCAAGATCTTTGCTTTTTATTTTATTGATTTTTATAAATAAGCATATTTTGAATTATAAATTGAATAATATTACAATTTTAAGTTTATGTGGTTTGATTATTGCTTTAATTAATCCGTTTGTAATTTATTCATATTCATATATTTTGTCTTTTTTAATTACATTATTTATTCTTATTGCAATTTTTATTTTCAAAAACTATAATTTTTATTTGAAAGCATTATTAGTGATAATAGTTGCACATTTTTATTCAGTTTTAATTCTTCATACATTTCATGAGGAGTATAATATTTTTTCATTTTTTAACCAAATTTTATTAGTTCCTTTAATTTCAGTTAACTATATTCTTACTTTAATCTTTTTTAGATTTAACTTTTTTATTGAAAAAATTCTTAGTTTTATTGATACTTTATTTGATTTGCTATTTGAAATTGCAATTGTGATTAAATTTAAAATTCCAATTGTTATTTGCTTAATTGGTTGTTTGCCAATTTTGATTTGAAAAAAAATAAAACTTCATCACCAAATTCGGTTCGAAGTTTTAAATACTTTTTATTAA
- the rpmG gene encoding 50S ribosomal protein L33, translated as MPREGLTLRCEECKMENYITKKNKKLHPDKMEVKKYCSKCNAHTNHKEKK; from the coding sequence ATGCCAAGAGAAGGATTAACACTAAGATGTGAAGAATGTAAAATGGAAAATTACATTACCAAAAAAAATAAAAAATTACATCCTGACAAAATGGAAGTAAAAAAATATTGTTCAAAATGTAATGCACATACCAATCACAAAGAAAAAAAATAA
- the pgsA gene encoding CDP-diacylglycerol--glycerol-3-phosphate 3-phosphatidyltransferase: protein MKKEKKMHNPGKNNFQAEKKYLGTANWLTIIRMLLMIPFVILMTIAFLFISKYNGTFWYDKIKLVGQQQYPVALSAIYWINVIIFLAAMITDFVDGHIARKTKTISQFGKIFDPIADKITTSLMLLFIALMNYSFLPIVVFFIVRDILVEGARIYAVKKDIKVASNWWGKTKTIVVSLALIVVAFAGPWMVKLDEKGNYTPDYLKLFFINIPLILGSIFSWITAIIYLAKYLKGITKDYSEEIKNQNDNQKKEINQVQEIKEQNKEENNSTEINQNEQNK, encoded by the coding sequence ATGAAGAAAGAAAAAAAGATGCATAACCCAGGAAAAAACAATTTTCAAGCTGAAAAAAAATACTTGGGAACTGCTAATTGATTAACAATTATAAGAATGCTTTTAATGATTCCATTTGTTATTTTGATGACAATTGCTTTTCTTTTTATTTCAAAATATAATGGAACATTTTGATATGACAAAATTAAATTAGTTGGGCAGCAACAATATCCAGTTGCCCTTTCAGCAATCTATTGAATAAACGTAATTATTTTCTTAGCGGCAATGATCACAGATTTTGTTGATGGCCATATTGCACGTAAAACCAAAACGATTTCACAATTTGGAAAAATTTTTGATCCGATTGCGGACAAAATCACAACCTCATTGATGCTTTTATTCATTGCATTAATGAATTACTCATTTCTACCAATTGTTGTCTTTTTCATTGTAAGAGATATTCTTGTTGAAGGTGCTAGAATATATGCGGTAAAAAAAGATATTAAGGTTGCTTCAAATTGATGGGGTAAAACAAAAACAATTGTTGTTTCACTTGCATTAATTGTTGTTGCATTTGCTGGGCCTTGAATGGTTAAACTTGATGAAAAGGGCAACTATACACCAGATTATTTAAAATTATTCTTTATCAACATTCCTTTGATTCTTGGTTCAATTTTTAGTTGAATAACTGCAATTATTTATCTAGCAAAATACTTAAAAGGTATTACTAAAGATTATTCTGAAGAGATTAAAAACCAAAATGATAATCAAAAAAAAGAAATAAATCAAGTACAAGAAATCAAAGAACAAAATAAAGAAGAAAACAATAGCACTGAAATAAATCAAAATGAGCAAAATAAATAA
- a CDS encoding alpha-amylase family glycosyl hydrolase — protein MNLTKKIILYELKVENFFDKERSGFGNFNGILNKLAYFKNLDVDIIAIDDILNQYENNIDLEDIKNKFGSIKDFVNLVNVFKENSIEIAPIIDLMNIKQSFINWNNMMSLYDLNEKNANLYLTKLDTYLINKSIKKTSLYEIYNFIKYFKNILNFYLKLNISTIVLDNFEFLAFDGLKEDKKIDFINDLYKIIKRKKPNMTVIFKTANNNFNLYKKMLSPKNENIDFLYLTNLSILEQKNKQKIMKNKKISYKNIFKFIKNFNQSPKVILSLNSNLSGRFLSKWGSEKAYFNESLKTFLMFLYSGNNSIAFYYGDEVGTLRASFKKDFNFNDENYNEEKRFYQSKNISLESFFNYHCYFNKLSSYTQMPWDSKQSSNFKNNKNLFYAINYQNQNVENQLENKNSALNFVYFLNSLIFDSKYAKFFKNNHFKIKHKKGIYIIKKNIDKESLVFLLNLTNQHKKILQLHDYMILNGSYANKFYSEFPKELGPFESLILCKQKQDNK, from the coding sequence ATGAATTTAACAAAAAAAATAATTTTATATGAATTAAAAGTTGAAAATTTCTTTGATAAAGAAAGAAGTGGGTTTGGTAATTTTAATGGTATTTTAAACAAATTAGCATATTTCAAAAACTTAGATGTTGATATTATTGCAATCGATGACATTTTAAACCAATATGAAAACAACATTGATCTTGAAGACATTAAAAATAAATTTGGTTCAATTAAAGATTTTGTTAATTTAGTCAATGTTTTTAAAGAAAATTCAATTGAAATTGCACCAATTATTGATTTAATGAACATCAAGCAATCATTTATTAATTGAAACAATATGATGAGTTTATATGATCTTAATGAAAAAAATGCCAATTTATATTTAACCAAACTAGATACATATTTAATCAATAAAAGTATTAAAAAAACTTCATTATATGAAATATATAATTTCATTAAATATTTTAAAAACATTTTAAATTTCTATTTAAAATTAAACATTTCAACAATCGTTCTTGATAATTTTGAATTTTTAGCATTTGATGGCTTAAAAGAGGATAAAAAAATTGATTTTATTAATGATTTATACAAAATCATTAAAAGAAAAAAACCAAATATGACAGTCATTTTTAAAACAGCAAATAACAATTTTAATTTATACAAAAAAATGCTATCGCCAAAAAATGAAAACATTGATTTTTTGTATCTAACTAATCTTTCAATTTTAGAGCAAAAAAATAAGCAAAAAATCATGAAAAATAAAAAAATAAGTTATAAAAATATTTTTAAATTTATTAAAAATTTTAATCAATCGCCAAAAGTAATTTTAAGTTTAAACTCAAATTTATCAGGAAGATTTTTATCTAAATGAGGTAGTGAGAAAGCTTATTTTAATGAATCACTAAAAACATTTTTAATGTTTTTATACTCAGGCAATAATTCCATTGCTTTTTATTATGGTGATGAAGTTGGTACATTACGAGCTTCTTTTAAAAAGGATTTTAATTTTAATGATGAAAATTACAATGAAGAAAAAAGATTTTATCAATCAAAAAATATTAGTTTAGAAAGTTTTTTTAATTATCATTGTTATTTCAATAAACTAAGTTCATACACGCAAATGCCTTGAGATAGCAAACAAAGTTCAAATTTCAAAAACAATAAAAATTTATTTTATGCAATTAATTATCAAAACCAAAATGTTGAAAATCAACTAGAAAATAAAAATAGTGCATTAAACTTTGTTTATTTTTTAAACAGCTTAATTTTTGATTCAAAATATGCAAAATTTTTTAAAAATAATCATTTCAAAATTAAGCACAAAAAAGGCATTTATATTATCAAAAAAAACATTGATAAAGAAAGTTTAGTTTTTTTACTTAATTTAACAAACCAACATAAAAAAATCTTGCAACTACATGATTATATGATTCTAAATGGCTCTTATGCAAATAAATTTTATTCAGAATTTCCAAAAGAATTAGGTCCTTTTGAAAGTCTTATTTTATGCAAACAAAAGCAAGACAATAAATAA
- a CDS encoding IS30 family transposase yields the protein MNYNKNNKYKHINEVERSYIKFELNRNKSIHSIAKKLDRSPSTIMREIKRNTSLGTYDPIVANIKAKKRHRHKYYFRFLLPNKFDKFTELFKNKYDKKYYGVKATLHEIKKDPNINCPSLRTIYNWINKNLWVIKRKDRLRKWYKKGGKRTTSVIKRLVNSADYVFPIWTRPKKIDLRKEFGHWEADLVLGKKSNGYYNVLTLTERKTRIWFAIKVRSKSGFVINSSLKNLIQDNNLFVKSITIDNGIEFEKIGLLAKWLDIKIYRAEPYASFQRGSNEHWNGILRREFKKGFDFNEITQEELEKIVFKINNMPREILNWLTPFELFKKENSNDFIL from the coding sequence ATGAATTATAACAAAAATAATAAATATAAACATATAAATGAAGTTGAAAGATCTTATATAAAATTTGAGCTTAATCGTAATAAATCAATACATTCAATTGCAAAAAAATTAGATAGAAGTCCTTCAACAATTATGCGAGAAATAAAAAGAAACACAAGTTTAGGAACTTATGACCCCATTGTAGCAAACATTAAAGCTAAAAAACGTCATAGACATAAATATTATTTTAGATTTTTGTTGCCGAATAAATTTGATAAATTTACAGAATTATTCAAAAATAAATATGACAAAAAATACTATGGTGTGAAAGCTACATTACATGAGATAAAAAAGGATCCAAATATAAATTGTCCTTCATTAAGAACGATATACAACTGAATAAATAAAAATCTTTGAGTTATCAAAAGAAAAGATAGATTAAGAAAATGATATAAAAAGGGCGGAAAAAGAACTACATCAGTTATAAAAAGATTGGTTAATTCAGCAGATTACGTTTTTCCAATATGAACAAGACCAAAAAAAATTGATTTAAGAAAAGAATTTGGACACTGAGAAGCTGATCTTGTATTGGGTAAAAAATCAAATGGATATTACAATGTTTTAACACTTACAGAAAGAAAAACAAGAATCTGATTCGCAATAAAAGTTCGTTCAAAATCTGGATTTGTAATAAATTCAAGTCTTAAAAATCTAATTCAAGATAACAATTTATTTGTCAAAAGCATAACCATAGATAATGGTATTGAATTTGAAAAAATTGGTTTATTGGCTAAGTGGTTAGACATAAAAATATATCGTGCAGAACCATATGCATCATTCCAACGAGGTAGTAATGAACATTGAAATGGGATTTTAAGAAGAGAATTTAAAAAGGGGTTTGATTTTAATGAAATAACCCAAGAAGAATTAGAAAAAATAGTTTTCAAAATTAACAATATGCCAAGAGAAATATTAAACTGATTAACACCTTTTGAGTTGTTTAAAAAAGAAAATAGTAATGATTTTATATTATAA
- a CDS encoding IS30 family transposase: MNYNKNNKYKHINEVERSYIKFELNRNKSIRSIAKKLDRSPSTIMREIKRNTSLGTYDPIVANIKAKKRHRHKYYFRFLLPNKFDKFTELFKNKYDKKYYGVKATLHEIKKDPNINCPSLRTVYNWINKNLWVIKRKDRLRKWYKKGGKRTTSVIKRLVNSADYVFPIWTRPKKIDLRKEFGHWEADLVLGRKSNGYYNVLTLTERKTRIGFAIKVRSKSGFVINSSLKNLIQDNNLFVKSITIDNGIEFEKIGLLAKWLDIKIYRAEPYASFQRGSNEHWNGILRREFKKGFDFNEITQEELEKIVFKINNMPREILNWLTPLELFKKENSNDFIL; the protein is encoded by the coding sequence ATGAATTATAACAAAAATAATAAATATAAACATATAAATGAAGTTGAAAGATCTTATATAAAATTTGAGCTTAATCGTAATAAATCAATACGTTCAATTGCAAAAAAATTAGATAGAAGTCCTTCAACAATTATGCGAGAAATAAAAAGAAACACAAGTTTAGGAACTTATGACCCCATTGTAGCAAACATTAAGGCTAAAAAACGTCATAGACATAAATATTATTTTAGATTTTTGTTGCCGAATAAATTTGATAAATTTACAGAATTATTCAAAAATAAATATGACAAAAAATACTATGGTGTGAAAGCTACATTACATGAGATAAAAAAGGATCCAAATATAAATTGTCCTTCATTAAGAACGGTATACAACTGAATAAATAAAAATCTTTGAGTTATCAAAAGAAAAGATAGATTAAGAAAATGATATAAAAAGGGCGGAAAAAGAACTACATCAGTTATAAAAAGATTGGTTAATTCAGCAGATTACGTTTTTCCAATATGAACAAGACCAAAAAAAATTGATTTAAGAAAAGAATTTGGACACTGAGAAGCTGATCTTGTATTGGGTAGAAAATCAAATGGATATTACAATGTTTTAACACTTACAGAAAGAAAAACAAGAATCGGATTCGCAATAAAAGTTCGTTCAAAATCTGGATTTGTAATAAATTCAAGTCTTAAAAATCTAATTCAAGATAACAATTTATTTGTCAAAAGCATAACCATAGATAATGGTATTGAATTTGAAAAAATTGGTTTATTAGCTAAGTGGTTAGACATAAAAATATATCGTGCAGAACCATATGCATCATTCCAACGAGGTAGTAATGAACATTGAAATGGGATTTTAAGAAGAGAATTTAAAAAGGGGTTTGATTTTAATGAAATAACCCAAGAAGAATTAGAAAAAATAGTTTTCAAAATCAACAATATGCCAAGAGAAATATTAAACTGATTAACACCTTTGGAGTTGTTTAAAAAAGAAAATAGTAATGACTTTATATTATAA
- a CDS encoding MHJ_0274 family protein: MPGGGGQVVVYTILSLILFFIVFYIIWKATKTKRMKKRMEKIEQKKAKETLELYFEFILTYNLIIDFTNNELENFLNKNSERKMSEIKVGAKKLLLKLISREDFAIFFQNDSKYELFVHNAELLTATQANLWDKKIPNVLNFFKEQKKLVPNDEKINKLVEITNKTIMRQFYEERKKDA; the protein is encoded by the coding sequence ATGCCAGGAGGCGGTGGTCAAGTAGTTGTTTATACAATACTATCATTGATTCTTTTCTTTATTGTTTTTTATATTATTTGAAAAGCAACAAAAACAAAAAGAATGAAAAAACGCATGGAAAAGATTGAACAAAAAAAAGCAAAAGAAACACTAGAACTTTATTTTGAGTTTATTCTAACTTATAATTTAATCATTGATTTCACAAACAATGAATTAGAAAATTTCTTGAATAAAAATAGTGAAAGAAAAATGAGTGAAATTAAGGTTGGAGCAAAAAAATTGTTACTAAAATTAATTTCTCGAGAAGATTTTGCGATCTTTTTTCAAAATGATAGTAAATATGAATTATTTGTTCACAATGCCGAGCTTTTAACAGCAACTCAAGCTAATTTATGAGATAAAAAAATCCCAAATGTTCTTAATTTTTTCAAAGAGCAAAAAAAACTTGTTCCAAATGATGAAAAAATTAACAAATTAGTTGAAATTACAAATAAGACAATTATGAGGCAATTTTATGAAGAAAGAAAAAAAGATGCATAA
- a CDS encoding YebC/PmpR family DNA-binding transcriptional regulator, giving the protein MSGHSKWATTKHHKAAMDSKRAQMFQKFSKEIIVAATIGGPDPDSNPALKLAITKAKAKSMPKANIEKAISKVKGGSKEGANYQNYLYSGTAFGGVNFVVSCLTDNFNRLASNIKHYFNKYNGQLGKQGTASYVFDQKGLIEFSKNLANEDEVMMVAMDAGAEDFEIEDDLFVIITKPSDFQKVKQAIDEAFAIENYSTAEVTYIPNSETEIEKDKFEQLNKFVDLLEDDEDVQEVWHNATFLE; this is encoded by the coding sequence ATGTCAGGACATTCAAAATGAGCAACAACAAAACATCATAAAGCAGCAATGGATTCAAAACGTGCACAAATGTTTCAAAAATTCTCAAAAGAAATCATTGTTGCAGCCACAATTGGTGGACCAGATCCTGATTCAAATCCTGCCTTAAAATTAGCAATTACAAAAGCGAAAGCAAAATCAATGCCTAAAGCAAACATTGAAAAAGCAATTTCAAAAGTAAAAGGTGGTTCAAAAGAAGGTGCTAATTATCAAAACTACTTATATTCAGGAACAGCTTTTGGTGGTGTAAATTTTGTTGTGAGTTGCTTAACAGATAATTTTAATCGTTTAGCTTCAAATATTAAGCATTATTTTAATAAATATAATGGTCAATTGGGCAAACAAGGAACAGCATCATATGTTTTTGATCAAAAAGGATTAATTGAATTTTCAAAAAATCTTGCTAATGAAGATGAAGTGATGATGGTTGCAATGGATGCGGGTGCTGAAGATTTTGAAATCGAAGATGATTTGTTTGTTATTATCACAAAACCATCTGATTTCCAAAAAGTTAAACAAGCAATTGATGAGGCTTTTGCAATTGAAAATTATTCAACAGCAGAAGTTACATATATTCCTAATTCAGAAACAGAAATTGAAAAAGACAAATTTGAACAACTTAATAAATTTGTTGATTTATTAGAAGATGATGAAGATGTGCAAGAAGTTTGACATAATGCAACTTTTTTAGAATAA
- a CDS encoding deoxyribonuclease IV, producing MIKIGSHISFAKPDYLEKAAKESIENGANCMMIYLGPPQTTMRVAKENYHLEQYQALYAKKIKPEDIIVHAPYIVNPSNPAKRSFAVDFLVQEIKRMNYINAKYLVLHPGAHTTYTIKEAKESLICSLKEILAQTKDVVIVLETMAGNGSNFCNNFEILKEIIDEINSERIQICLDTCHIWDAGYNLKNYDAFKKYLKDNDFLKHIKVIHLNDSKNELNSKKDRHANLNQGYIGLETLKKFVFDKDFDNIPIILETPYINNKPPYKEEIAMLLNKEEPTLF from the coding sequence ATGATTAAAATTGGCAGTCATATCTCTTTTGCAAAACCTGATTATTTGGAAAAAGCCGCTAAAGAGTCAATTGAAAATGGGGCAAATTGCATGATGATTTATTTAGGCCCACCACAAACAACAATGCGTGTTGCCAAAGAAAATTATCATTTGGAACAATATCAAGCATTGTATGCTAAAAAAATCAAACCAGAAGATATTATTGTTCATGCTCCTTATATTGTTAATCCTTCAAATCCAGCTAAAAGATCTTTTGCAGTTGATTTTTTAGTTCAAGAAATTAAAAGAATGAATTATATCAATGCCAAATATTTAGTTTTGCACCCCGGTGCGCATACAACTTATACAATTAAGGAAGCAAAAGAAAGCCTAATTTGTTCATTAAAAGAAATTTTAGCGCAAACAAAAGATGTTGTAATTGTCTTAGAAACAATGGCAGGTAATGGTTCAAATTTTTGCAATAACTTTGAAATTTTAAAAGAAATCATTGATGAAATTAATTCGGAACGGATTCAAATTTGTTTGGACACATGTCATATTTGGGATGCTGGATATAATTTAAAAAATTATGATGCATTTAAAAAATATTTAAAAGATAATGATTTTTTAAAACATATAAAAGTAATTCATTTAAATGATTCAAAAAATGAACTAAATTCTAAAAAAGACCGCCACGCAAATTTAAACCAAGGTTACATTGGACTTGAAACCCTAAAAAAATTTGTTTTTGACAAGGATTTTGATAATATTCCAATTATTCTTGAAACCCCTTATATTAATAATAAACCTCCTTACAAAGAAGAAATTGCAATGTTATTAAATAAAGAAGAACCAACGCTATTTTAA
- a CDS encoding aminopeptidase P family protein — MLKQELSKVFDQLQLDAILSEAPQTRLWYSNIQTSDGFIVIEKEKAFLFVDHRYIEYATKNAKNVEVILLEKDSLSAFLKKKNYKTIGIEEDYLKIQTFEHFKKMLPKTTFKNLIGQQYRIKKDEEEITKIQEACLISLQAFEELKKLLEEGMTELEASNKLGYLMRLFGAEKESFESIVAFGPNTAEPHHHPTNRKLADGDIVKVDFGAQFEGWASDITRTFFFGKPKASSGELIDILNIVTEAQKLGREAVKPGIKASEIDKICREYIESKGYGKFFSHSTGHGVGIDVHELPSVSKNSDIELEEGMIITVEPGIYIEGLGGARIEDTILVTKDSSKVLSRPEDY, encoded by the coding sequence ATGCTAAAACAAGAATTATCAAAAGTATTTGATCAACTACAATTAGATGCAATATTATCTGAAGCACCACAAACAAGATTATGATACTCAAACATTCAAACTTCAGATGGATTTATTGTTATTGAAAAAGAAAAAGCATTTTTATTTGTTGACCATCGTTACATTGAATATGCAACAAAAAATGCCAAAAATGTCGAAGTTATTTTATTAGAAAAAGATTCATTATCAGCTTTTTTAAAAAAGAAAAATTACAAAACTATTGGAATTGAAGAAGATTATTTGAAAATTCAAACATTTGAACATTTCAAAAAAATGTTGCCAAAAACAACTTTTAAAAATTTAATTGGACAACAATATCGAATTAAAAAAGATGAAGAAGAAATTACAAAAATTCAAGAGGCATGTCTAATTTCACTTCAAGCTTTTGAGGAACTTAAAAAACTTCTTGAAGAAGGCATGACTGAATTAGAAGCTTCAAATAAATTAGGTTACTTAATGCGTTTATTTGGAGCTGAAAAAGAATCTTTTGAATCAATTGTTGCATTTGGCCCGAATACTGCTGAACCACATCATCACCCAACAAACCGTAAGTTAGCAGATGGTGATATTGTTAAAGTTGATTTTGGTGCCCAATTTGAAGGTTGAGCAAGTGATATAACAAGAACATTTTTCTTTGGCAAACCAAAAGCATCTTCAGGTGAATTAATTGATATTTTAAATATTGTTACTGAAGCCCAAAAATTAGGACGTGAAGCAGTTAAACCAGGAATTAAAGCTTCAGAAATCGATAAAATTTGCCGTGAATATATTGAATCAAAAGGATATGGTAAATTCTTTAGTCATTCAACTGGACATGGTGTTGGGATTGATGTTCACGAACTTCCTTCAGTAAGCAAAAATTCAGATATTGAATTAGAAGAAGGTATGATCATTACCGTTGAACCTGGCATTTATATCGAAGGTTTAGGTGGCGCAAGAATTGAAGATACAATTTTGGTTACAAAAGATAGTTCAAAAGTTTTAAGTCGTCCCGAAGATTATTAA